The Anopheles coluzzii chromosome 2, AcolN3, whole genome shotgun sequence genome window below encodes:
- the LOC125906635 gene encoding uncharacterized protein LOC125906635, which translates to MGVMLSVLVAGVGAMDLIYCLAYVSGSEQPSNAIEDVPDKQQHEQQQQQPDAKIEQLEQYKETVRQQIKAAPPRSTVEGVTYAQDGVPYKDGYRLEPSVEGAAQLDVLIEKLRILERQSQEKEQQLEQMSVQMSELERSTAEQSLIIEELRSRSTSRAHSVEPLGAYRNNLSPADAVPQIVLNEPHDSGGGGSGADEPRPSSSKFRPIRRDDGLRRSVKRRSVTSVTSLEDRTDELERLSQLEDEECARMDDYIPIVYSRDELQDPMNRRHNISPIPESCHHHEDDDRQWVPERSPEPTLAANTTRPWGDIKLDEMKEKAVLRPSRSMSIEEEELEPPAVAQQLHVSESAPSNLSSHSNSPDREERRGSGRVEPMLRRTTKEADLTSLLQEQQKEQQQHGGASQSQASSSSRPPWTTEIIVPEDDAVVDDYDSDGGGGTATATCRRPIPQFMQSKSPSPYADGASVHGHERPPLADISNRLVPLVPPPYPSRPRSPTPYDEPAGSSRESTPSSGSSSSSSTSSSSSFHRASLEKISNGFVSRARSISPHRAAGREGRRSVSSSRSSSPTRAGDLRLGSSNAPSARAVTPADGNDVGGGAGRLLSPLAAALVDADAGAEGDTEGENGEQQLLSVAPRRRGSGRSKASASPGSSPAPPGRRYKERKRVARSLTPIDYDQTFMDSFTEQHLSVTPSELEDYINSMDAISFEPPPLVKPAYLYPAALPSLVLTDEQGTDAQFHDEMSAKSFYGQSHAHEGVTLNHRVSYCEWIKKFPDNQTSHLALEDFDSDDEEVEQICRQAVEVEALFPAALPQSAGNTPQPSKPLTPATATAPAQPGDERNEFPVHRTPAYATPSPVSLVSDLSDLSSPSSQPPSPSLSLATQPSPTVSSSLALGSPLLNSYHNHNAPEHHFTPIPSDSHDTHDSSSPLSSSLHSPQSPAAPPSPQHHTTTAPLWPSLTVPVVPSRTPSVSPLPLDASPEELVFEIGHLDGLIFEAKSREPTPSRAPSRSEPLLRPDELAFDIGNMGGLILGPPSRSVSPAPPTPHPSIESSGGGGASLSPLSWESTAGSAAAHNEHTKQPQ; encoded by the exons ATGGGTGTGATGCTATCGGTTCTAGTGGCCGGAGTCGGTGCGATGGATCTCATCTACTGTCTGGCGTACGTGTCGGGTAGCGAGCAGCCCTCGAATGCGATCGAGGATGTGCCCgacaagcagcagcacgagcagcagcagcagcagcccgacgCCAAGATCGAGCAGCTCGAGCAGTACAAGGAAACGGTGCGGCAGCAGATCAAAGCGGCACCACCGCGCAGCACGGTCGAGGGTGTGACGTACGCGCAGGATGGCGTACCGTACAAGGACGGCTACCGGCTGGAGCCGAGCGTCGAAGGGGCCGCCCAGCTGGACGTGCTGATCGAGAAGCTGCGCATACTGGAGCGCCAGAGCCAGGAGAAGGAGCAGCAGCTGGAGCAGATGAGCGTGCAGATGAGCGAGCTGGAGCGAAGTACGGCCGAGCAGAGCCTCATCATCGAGGAGCTTCGGTCGCGCTCCACCAGCCGCGCACACAGTGTGGAACCGTTGGGAGCGTACCGCAACAATCTGTCGCCTGCCGACGCCGTACCGCAAATTGTACTAAACGAACCACACgacagcggtggtggtggtagtggtgcgGACGAGCCACGCCCAAGCTCGAGCAAGTTCCGGCCGATACGGCGCGACGACGGGTTGCGCCGGTCGGTGAAGCGTCGCTCGGTCACGTCCGTCACCTCGCTCGAGGACCGGACGGACGAGCTGGAGCGGCTGAGCCAGCTGGAGGACGAGGAGTGCGCCCGGATGGACGATTACATCCCGATCGTGTACAGCCGGGACGAGCTGCAGGACCCGATGAACCGTCGGCACAACATCAGCCCGATCCCGGAGAGCTGCCATCACCACGAGGACGACGACCGGCAGTGGGTGCCGGAGCGTTCGCCCGAGCCAACGCTGGCGGCGAACACTACCCGCCCCTGGGGTGACATCAAGCTGGACGAGATGAAGGAGAAGGCCGTCCTGCGCCCGTCCCGCTCGATGTCgatcgaggaggaggagctggaGCCGCCGGCCGTGGCTCAGCAGCTGCACGTGAGCGAATCGGCTCCCTCGAACCTGAGCTCCCATTCCAACTCACCCGACCGGGAGGAGCGGCGCGGTTCGGGCCGAGTTGAGCCGATGCTACGCCGCACCACGAAGGAAGCCGATCTGACGAGTTTGTTGCAGGAGCAGcagaaggagcagcagcagcacggaggAGCGTCCCAGAGTCAGGCAAGTAGTAGTAGCCGTCCTCCGTGGACGACCGAAATCATTGTGCCGGAGGACGACGCGGTGGTGGACGACTATGACTCCGATGGCGGCGGGGGCACTGCGACAGCCACCTGCCGCCGTCCCATCCCCCAGTTCATGCAATCCAAATCCCCCTCGCCGTATGCGGACGGTGCGAGCGTCCACGGGCACGAGCGGCCGCCGCTCGCCGACATCTCGAACCGGCTGGTGCCGCTCGTACCACCGCCCTACCCTTCCCGACCCCGTTCCCCGACACCGTACGACGAGCCGGCCGGCTCCTCCCGCGAATCAACTCCCAGCAGCggctcctcctcttcctcttccacttcctcctcctcctccttccatCGCGCTTCCCTGGAAAAGATCTCGAATGGTTTCGTTTCACGCGCTCGCTCCATCTCACCGCATCGGGCGGCCGGCCGAGAGGGGCGCCGGTCCGTCTCATCCTCCCGCTCATCATCACCGACGCGCGCT GGAGATCTCCGActcggcagcagcaacgcgCCGTCGGCTCGTGCAGTCACTCCGGCGGATGGCAACgacgttggtggtggtgctggtcggCTGCTTTCACCGCTGGCCGCCGCGCTCGTCGATGCGGATGCGGGCGCGGAAGGCGACACCGAGGGCGAGAACGGTGAGCAGCAGTTGCTGTCGGTGGCGCCGAGACGGCGGGGCTCCGGACGGTCCAAAGCGTCGGCGTCgccgggttcgtcgcctgcgcCACCAGGGCGCCGGTACAAGGAGCGCAAGCGGGTCGCCCGCAGCCTCACACCGATCGACTACGATCAGACGTTCATGGACAGCTTCACCGAGCAGCACCTGTCGGTGACGCCGTCCGAGCTGGAGGACTACATCAACAGCATGGACGCGATCAGCTTCGAGCCGCCGCCGCTCGTGAAGCCGGCCTATCTCTATCCCGCCGCGCTGCCCAGCCTCGTGCTGACGGACGAGCAAGGGACCGATGCGCAGTTTCACGACGAAATGTCCGCCAAATCGTTCTACGGCCAGAGCCACGCGCACGAGGGCGTCACGCTGAACCATCGCGTCAGCTACTGCGAGTGGATCAAAAAGTTCCCCGACAACCAGACGAGCCACCTGGCGCTGGAGGACTTTGACAGCGACGACGAGGAGGTGGAACAGATTTGCCGCCAGGCGGTGGAGGTGGAGGCCCTCTTTCCCGCCGCTCTGCCCCAGTCGGCCGGCAACACACCGCAACCTTCGAAGCCCTTGACACCGGCCACAGCGACAGCACCGGCACAACCAGGCGACGAACGCAACGAGTTTCCCGTGCATCGGACGCCGGCCTACGCTACACCATCGCCGGTGTCGCTCGTTTCGGACCTTTCGGATCTTTCTTCCCCATCCTCGCAACCTCCctcaccctctctctcgctggcCACCCAACCCTCCCCGACCGTTTCCTCCTCGCTCGCGCTCGGTTCACCGCTGCTCAACAGCTACCACAATCACAACGCACCCGAGCACCATTTCACACCGATTCCCTCCGATTCGCACGACACGCACGACAGTAGCTCACCGCTTTCCTCCTCACTACACTCGCCGCAGTCGccggcagcaccaccatcaccacagcACCACACTACTACCGCACCGCTATGGCCGAGCCTCACCGTGCCGGTCGTACCGTCCCGGACGCCGTCGGTCTCACCGCTGCCGCTGGACGCATCGCCCGAGGAGCTGGTGTTCGAGATCGGCCATCTCGATGGGCTGATATTCGAGGCGAAGAGCCGCGAACCGACGCCGTCCCGTGCGCCGAGCCGCAGCGAGCCGCTCCTCCGCCCGGACGAGCTGGCGTTCGACATTGGCAACATGGGGGGCCTTATTTTGGGACCGCCGAGTCGCAGCGTCTCGCCCGCGCCACCCACCCCGCACCCATCGATAGAGTCGTCGGGTGGCGGTGGCGCTTCCTTATCGCCGCTCTCGTGGGAGTCAACGGCGGGCAGTGCGGCGGCACACAACGAACACACGAAACAGCCACAGTAA